The Accipiter gentilis chromosome 34, bAccGen1.1, whole genome shotgun sequence genome has a segment encoding these proteins:
- the LOC126034515 gene encoding histone H1.10 isoform X2, whose product MSETAPAAAPAVAAPAAKAAAKKPKKAAGGSRARKPAGPSVTELITKAVSASKERKGLSLAALKKALAAGGYDVEKNNSRIKLGLKSLVSKGTLVQTKGTGASGSFRLSKKPGEVKEKAPKKRAAAAKPKKPAAKKPAGAAKKPKKAAAVKKSPKKAKKPAAAAAKKAAKSPKKATKAAKPKKAAAAAKSPAKAKAVKPKAAKPKAAKPKAAKAKKAAPKK is encoded by the coding sequence ATGTCGGAgaccgctcccgccgccgcgcccgccgtcGCGGCCCCCGCCGCCAAGGCCGCCGCCAAGAAGCCCAAGAAGGCGGCGGGCGGCTCCCGAGCCCGCAAGCCGGCGGGCCCCAGCGTCACCGAGCTGATCACCAAGGCCGTGTCCGCCTCCAAGGAGCGCAAGGGGCTCTCGCTCGCCGCGCTCAAGAAGGCGCTGGCCGCCGGCGGCTACGACGTGGAGAAGAACAACAGCCGCATCAAGCTGGGGCTCAAGAGCCTGGTCAGCAAGGGCACGCTGGTGCAGACCAAGGGCACCGGCGCCTCCGGCTCCTTCCGTCTCAGCAAGAAGCCCGGCGAGGTGAAGGAAAAAGCCCCCAAGAAGCGGGCAGCCGCCGCCAAGCCCAAGAAGCCGGCGGCCAAGAAGCCCGCCGGCGCCGCCAAGAAGCCCAAGAAGGCGGCGGCGGTGAAGAAGAGCCCCAAGAAAGCGAAGaagccggcggccgccgcggccaaGAAAGCGGCCAAGAGCCCCAAGAAGGCGACCAAGGCTGCCAAGCCCAAAaaagcggcggcagcggcgaaGAGCCCGGCCAAGGCGAAGGCGGTGAAGCCGAAAGCGGCGAAGCCGAAGGCGGCCAAGCCCAAAGCGGCCAAGGCGAAGAAGGCGGCGCCCAAGAAGTGA
- the LOC126034521 gene encoding histone H3 codes for MARTKQTARKSTGGKAPRKQLATKAARKSAPATGGVKKPHRYRPGTVALREIRRYQKSTELLIRKLPFQRLVREIAQDFKTDLRFQSSAVMALQEASEAYLVGLFEDTNLCAIHAKRVTIMPKDIQLARRIRGERA; via the coding sequence ATGGCGCGCACGAAGCAGACGGCGCGTAAGTCGACGGGCGGGAAGGCGCCCCGCAAGCAGCTGGCCACCAAGGCGGCCCGCAAGAGCGCGCCGGCCACGGGCGGCGTGAAGAAGCCGCACCGCTACCGGCCCGGCACGGTGGCGCTGCGCGAGATCCGGCGCTACCAGAAGTCGACGGAGCTGCTGATCCGCAAGCTGCCCTTCCAGCGCCTGGTGCGGGAGATCGCGCAGGACTTCAAGACCGACCTGCGCTTCCAGAGCTCGGCCGTGATGGCGCTGCAGGAGGCGAGCGAGGCCTACCTGGTGGGGCTCTTCGAGGACACCAACCTCTGCGCCATCCACGCCAAGCGCGTCACCATCATGCCCAAGGACATCCAGCTGGCCCGCCGCATCCGCGGCGAGCGCGCCTGA
- the LOC126034518 gene encoding histone H4-like, with the protein MSFLSGGNERTGKGRRHRTACAAGRETRAEPAVSLRAGRAVEGAGRSGGSEPQAPPLVAAVPNQVRSHPIKAAAPPRSGITPSFGLSDGSMSGRGKGGKGLGKGGAKRHRKVLRDNIQGITKPAIRRLARRGGVKRISGLIYEETRGVLKVFLENVIRDAVTYTEHAKRKTVTAMDVVYALKRQGRTLYGFGG; encoded by the coding sequence ATGTCTTTCTTATCTGGAGGAAACGAACGGACCGGGAAAGGGCGGCGACACCGAACCGCCTGTGCCGCGGGAAGGGAAACTCGCGCGGAACCCGCCGTTTCTCTGCGAGCGGGGCGCGCGGTAGAGGGAGCGGGGAGATCCGGCGGGAGCGAGCCCCAAGCCCCGCCCCTCGTCGCTGCAGTCCCCAACCAGGTCCGCTCCCACCCCATAAaagccgccgcgccgccccgctccgGCATCACTCCTTCCTTTGGATTGAGCGACGGCAGCATGTCCGGCAGAGGCAAGGGCGGGAAGGGGCTCGGCAAGGGAGGTGCCAAGCGGCACCGCAAGGTGCTGCGCGACAACATCCAGGGCATCACCAAGCCGGCCATCCGGCGCCTGGCTCGGCGCGGCGGCGTCAAGCGCATCTCGGGGCTCATCTACGAGGAGACGCGCGGCGTGCTGAAGGTCTTCCTGGAGAACGTGATCCGCGACGCCGTCACCTACACCGAGCACGCCAAGAGGAAGACGGTCACGGCCATGGACGTGGTCTACGCCCTCAAGCGCCAGGGGCGCACCCTCTACGGCTTCGGCGGCTGA